The proteins below are encoded in one region of Acidithiobacillus ferrooxidans ATCC 23270:
- a CDS encoding class I SAM-dependent rRNA methyltransferase: MSSANPYPILRLRPKEDRRLRAGHLWVYSNEIDVQKTPLTAVTPGSVCRMEDAQGKALGLAHVNPHTLLCARLLSRDPHVRIDEGFYRSRLQQALRMRERLFGAPFYRLVHGEGDGLPGLVIDRYEDHLVLQAGSLGMDRDLPLITAALQGLLRPAGILLKASGAARRLEGLEDRVEVLFGHIPERLEVWENDCLFQVDPRGGQKTGWFYDHRANRRRLRDFAQGRRVLDCFAYLGGFAIPLAKAGASAVTAVDSSAPALAILEENARRNEVEGLHSIHGDAMETLHNLRDRGEQFDLIVLDPPALIKSKKDFKEGSIAYRRFNDMAMRLLTPGGILFSASCSHHLSRETLLSQIAFAPQRGDYQIIGEGSQDMDHPVHPAVPESNYLKGFFIHRREELPEEAEKTA, from the coding sequence ATGTCTTCTGCTAACCCATACCCCATTCTTCGCCTGCGTCCCAAGGAGGATCGCCGCCTCCGCGCCGGTCATCTATGGGTCTACAGCAACGAAATCGATGTCCAGAAAACCCCCCTCACCGCCGTCACTCCAGGCAGCGTCTGCCGGATGGAAGACGCCCAGGGTAAGGCCCTGGGGCTCGCCCACGTCAATCCTCATACCCTGCTCTGTGCGCGCTTGTTGAGCCGTGACCCGCATGTCCGCATCGACGAGGGCTTTTATCGCAGCCGCTTGCAGCAGGCTTTGCGGATGCGGGAGCGTCTGTTCGGTGCGCCTTTCTATCGCCTGGTGCATGGTGAAGGCGATGGTTTGCCGGGCCTGGTTATCGACCGCTATGAGGACCATCTGGTGCTACAGGCAGGTAGTCTCGGCATGGATCGCGATTTGCCCCTGATCACGGCGGCTTTGCAGGGTCTGCTGCGCCCGGCGGGCATTTTGCTGAAGGCCAGCGGCGCGGCGCGGCGACTGGAAGGGTTGGAAGACCGCGTCGAAGTCCTTTTCGGGCATATCCCGGAGCGGCTGGAGGTTTGGGAAAACGACTGTCTGTTCCAGGTTGACCCCCGCGGCGGGCAAAAAACCGGCTGGTTTTATGACCATCGCGCCAATCGACGCCGCTTGCGGGACTTTGCCCAGGGGCGCCGGGTGTTGGACTGTTTCGCCTATCTTGGCGGCTTTGCCATCCCCCTGGCCAAGGCCGGGGCAAGCGCCGTCACCGCTGTGGACAGTTCGGCACCGGCCCTGGCGATCCTCGAAGAAAACGCCCGACGCAACGAGGTTGAGGGCTTGCACAGCATTCACGGCGATGCCATGGAGACGCTGCATAATTTACGCGACCGCGGTGAGCAGTTCGATCTCATCGTCCTGGACCCCCCGGCCCTGATCAAATCGAAGAAGGATTTCAAGGAAGGCAGCATCGCCTATCGCCGTTTCAACGACATGGCCATGCGCCTGCTGACCCCCGGCGGCATCCTGTTCTCGGCATCCTGCTCGCATCACCTGAGCCGGGAAACGCTGCTCAGCCAGATCGCTTTTGCCCCCCAGCGTGGGGACTACCAGATCATCGGCGAAGGCAGTCAGGATATGGATCACCCCGTTCACCCGGCGGTACCGGAAAGCAACTATCTCAAGGGCTTCTTCATCCATCGTCGAGAAGAGTTACCCGAAGAGGCAGAGAAGACCGCCTGA
- the mtnA gene encoding S-methyl-5-thioribose-1-phosphate isomerase: MSSADQIRAIRWEEGQLCLLDQRLLPQQETWLKLSDYRAVAVAIRQMVVRGAPAIGITAAYAMALAVREASTHTDWQARLLSAADEIKAARPTAVNLAWATDRQLALAQSVSTAGQAVAALLQAAHDLLRDDIADNQRLGRYGAELLPAEGGILTHCNTGSLATGGYGTALGVIRAGISAGKQLHIYADETRPWLQGARLTAWELQKDGIPFHLHADSAAAYLMQQGLIHAVIVGADRIAANGDTANKIGTYSLAVLAQYHQIPFYVAAPLSTVDFAMPDGGGIVIEERPAAEVQQCAGHVVAPEGVEVRNPAFDVTPASLITAIITERGVARPGFPVALQALAAGHMQA, from the coding sequence GTGTCCAGTGCCGACCAAATTCGTGCCATCCGTTGGGAGGAGGGTCAGCTCTGCCTTCTCGATCAGAGGCTGTTGCCGCAGCAGGAAACCTGGTTGAAGCTCAGTGATTATCGCGCGGTGGCGGTGGCGATTCGGCAGATGGTAGTGCGTGGTGCGCCGGCAATCGGCATTACCGCGGCTTATGCCATGGCACTGGCCGTGCGCGAGGCGAGCACACATACGGACTGGCAGGCACGCCTGCTGAGTGCCGCCGACGAGATCAAGGCGGCACGACCGACGGCGGTGAATCTCGCTTGGGCGACGGACCGGCAACTGGCATTGGCGCAATCGGTGTCTACCGCGGGACAGGCCGTTGCCGCGCTTTTACAGGCCGCTCATGACTTGCTCCGCGATGATATCGCCGATAACCAGCGTCTGGGCCGTTATGGCGCGGAGCTCTTGCCGGCGGAGGGTGGCATCCTCACCCACTGCAATACGGGCAGTCTGGCGACCGGCGGATATGGCACGGCACTGGGCGTGATTCGTGCAGGGATTTCTGCGGGTAAGCAGCTCCATATCTATGCTGACGAAACCAGGCCTTGGCTGCAGGGCGCGCGCCTCACCGCCTGGGAGTTGCAGAAGGACGGTATTCCCTTCCATCTCCATGCCGACAGCGCCGCGGCCTATCTGATGCAGCAGGGCCTGATCCATGCGGTGATCGTTGGTGCCGACCGCATTGCCGCCAATGGCGACACGGCGAACAAAATTGGCACCTACAGCCTTGCCGTATTGGCGCAATATCATCAGATTCCTTTCTATGTCGCGGCGCCTTTGAGTACGGTGGACTTCGCCATGCCCGATGGCGGCGGCATCGTCATCGAAGAGCGCCCCGCCGCCGAGGTGCAGCAGTGTGCGGGCCACGTGGTGGCACCCGAAGGTGTCGAAGTGCGCAATCCGGCTTTTGATGTCACCCCCGCCAGTCTGATCACCGCCATTATCACCGAGCGCGGCGTGGCGCGCCCAGGGTTTCCGGTGGCGCTCCAGGCGTTGGCCGCTGGCCACATGCAGGCTTAG
- the gyrA gene encoding DNA gyrase subunit A — protein sequence MIEFAKETIPVSLEKEMRQSYLDYAMSVIVGRALPDARDGLKPVHRRVLFAMHEMSNDWNKPYKKSARVVGDVIGKYHPHGDTAVYDTMVRMAQDFSMRYPLIDGQGNFGSVDGDSPAAMRYTEVRMSRIAHEMLADLEKETVDFGPNYDEKEMEPLVMPARIPNLLINGSAGIAVGMATNIPPHNLTEVISACLALVDDPETPDEDLFTLVPAPDFPTAGFIHGRAGSIEAYRTGRGRVVMRARCEFETDKKSNRQSIIVTELPYQVNKAKLIERIAEMVKEKRLEGISDLRDESDKSGMRIAIELKRDANADVVLNNLYQHTVMQSVFNINMVALLDGAPRTLGLRDLLQAFIQHRREVVTRRTVFELKKARDRAHILEGLAVALVNLDPLISLIRAAASPAEAKAQMLAKSWEPGMVAALLVERGEPSEGMHADGYHLSELQAQAILDLRLHRLTGLEQDKIRDEYLALLDRIRELLEILGSKTRLMEVIREELVAIRDQYGDARRSEIVADTGDISTEDLITEEEMVVTFTHAGYIKAQPVTVFNAQRRGGKGKMATTTKEEDFVERMFCASTHAYCLFFSNLGKVFWQKVYQLPQAGRGAKGKPIVNMLSLAPTERITAVLPVRDFTEGQFVCMVTSLGVVKKTPVMEYSRPRSQGINAINLDPGDRLVAVGLSDGQREFMLFTRHGMAVRFPEAKVRAMGRNARGVRGISLEENDRVISAQWVDSSQVILTTTANGYGKLTKVDEYRRTNRGGKGVIAIQTNERNGDVVGALAVTERDELMLVSDHGTLIRIAVNSIRRTGRNAQGVRLINLGEGEQLAGLALIADTDEEEGEQTDLPQ from the coding sequence ATGATCGAATTCGCCAAAGAAACCATTCCTGTCAGTCTCGAAAAGGAGATGCGCCAGTCCTACCTCGATTACGCCATGAGCGTGATCGTCGGTCGTGCCCTGCCGGACGCCCGCGACGGCCTCAAGCCAGTGCATCGTCGTGTGCTCTTCGCCATGCACGAGATGAGCAACGATTGGAACAAACCCTACAAGAAGTCGGCGCGTGTCGTCGGCGATGTCATCGGTAAATACCATCCCCACGGCGATACCGCTGTCTATGACACGATGGTGCGGATGGCGCAGGACTTTTCCATGCGCTACCCGCTCATCGACGGGCAGGGTAACTTTGGTTCGGTGGATGGCGACAGCCCCGCCGCCATGCGCTACACCGAAGTGCGTATGTCCCGCATTGCCCACGAGATGCTGGCGGATCTGGAAAAGGAGACCGTTGATTTCGGCCCCAACTACGATGAAAAGGAGATGGAACCGCTGGTCATGCCAGCGCGTATCCCCAATCTGCTGATCAATGGCTCGGCGGGCATCGCGGTCGGTATGGCCACCAATATCCCGCCCCACAATCTGACGGAAGTGATCAGTGCCTGTCTGGCGCTGGTGGATGATCCCGAGACTCCGGATGAAGACCTGTTTACCTTGGTCCCGGCGCCGGATTTCCCGACGGCAGGTTTCATTCATGGCCGTGCCGGCAGTATCGAAGCCTACCGCACCGGGCGGGGCCGCGTGGTCATGCGCGCGCGCTGTGAGTTCGAGACGGACAAAAAATCCAACCGGCAGAGCATCATCGTCACCGAACTGCCCTATCAGGTGAATAAGGCCAAGCTCATCGAGCGCATCGCCGAGATGGTCAAGGAAAAGCGTCTGGAAGGCATCAGTGACCTGCGCGATGAGTCCGACAAGTCGGGTATGCGTATCGCCATTGAACTCAAACGGGATGCCAATGCCGATGTGGTGTTGAATAATCTTTACCAGCACACGGTCATGCAGAGCGTGTTCAATATCAATATGGTGGCGCTGCTGGACGGGGCACCGCGGACCCTCGGTCTGCGCGATCTGCTGCAGGCCTTCATCCAGCATCGCCGCGAGGTGGTCACCCGGCGCACCGTCTTCGAGCTGAAGAAGGCGCGCGATCGCGCCCATATCCTGGAAGGCCTGGCGGTGGCGCTGGTCAATCTGGACCCGCTCATCAGCCTGATCCGGGCGGCGGCCAGCCCGGCGGAAGCCAAGGCGCAGATGCTGGCGAAGTCCTGGGAGCCGGGCATGGTCGCGGCGCTGCTGGTCGAACGTGGAGAGCCCTCGGAGGGGATGCACGCGGACGGATATCATCTGTCCGAATTGCAGGCCCAGGCCATTCTCGATTTGCGTTTGCACCGTCTGACGGGGCTGGAGCAGGACAAAATCCGCGATGAATATCTGGCCTTGCTGGATCGTATCCGCGAGTTGCTGGAGATTCTCGGCTCGAAGACTCGGCTCATGGAGGTCATCCGCGAAGAGCTGGTGGCTATCCGCGATCAATACGGGGATGCCCGGCGCAGCGAGATCGTGGCGGATACCGGTGATATTTCGACGGAAGATCTGATTACCGAAGAGGAAATGGTGGTGACCTTCACCCACGCCGGTTATATCAAGGCGCAGCCGGTGACGGTCTTCAATGCCCAGAGACGGGGTGGCAAGGGCAAGATGGCCACCACCACCAAAGAAGAGGACTTTGTCGAACGCATGTTCTGCGCTTCGACCCATGCCTATTGTTTGTTCTTCAGCAATCTCGGTAAAGTCTTCTGGCAAAAAGTGTATCAGTTGCCGCAGGCAGGTCGTGGCGCCAAGGGCAAGCCCATCGTCAACATGCTGTCGCTGGCGCCCACGGAGCGCATCACCGCCGTGCTGCCGGTGCGTGACTTTACCGAGGGCCAGTTTGTCTGCATGGTTACCTCCCTGGGCGTCGTCAAAAAGACACCGGTCATGGAGTATTCCCGGCCGCGTAGTCAGGGGATCAATGCCATCAACCTGGATCCCGGTGATCGTCTGGTCGCCGTTGGCCTCTCTGACGGGCAGCGCGAGTTCATGCTCTTTACCCGGCACGGCATGGCGGTGCGCTTCCCCGAGGCGAAGGTTCGGGCCATGGGTCGCAATGCCCGGGGCGTGCGCGGCATCAGTCTGGAAGAGAATGATCGGGTGATTTCGGCACAGTGGGTGGACTCCAGTCAGGTGATCCTTACCACTACGGCCAATGGGTACGGTAAATTGACGAAAGTGGACGAATACCGCCGCACCAACCGGGGCGGGAAGGGCGTCATTGCCATCCAGACCAACGAGCGTAATGGCGATGTGGTCGGCGCGCTGGCGGTAACGGAGCGGGATGAATTGATGCTGGTCTCCGACCACGGCACCCTGATCCGCATCGCGGTGAACAGCATCCGCCGCACCGGCCGGAATGCGCAGGGGGTGCGTTTGATTAATCTGGGCGAGGGTGAACAACTCGCGGGACTGGCATTGATTGCCGATACGGACGAAGAGGAGGGGGAGCAGACCGATCTGCCCCAGTAA
- the serC gene encoding 3-phosphoserine/phosphohydroxythreonine transaminase, whose protein sequence is MNQTIFNFSAGPAVLPHVVLEQVQAELLDWHGSGMSVMEMSHRGPEFMKIAAEAEQDLRDLLDIPANYKILFLQGGATLQFAMVPLNLMRGHGKASYVQTGIWSKKAIAEARRFTAVEIAASNEDRHASYVPMQADWQVSPDTAYVHITGNETIGGVEFDFIPDLGDIPLVSDASSHILSKPTDVSRFGLIYAGAQKNIGPAGLTLVIVRDDLLGHAPANTATMLDYAVYAKEESMHNTPPTFAIYVAGLVFKWLKQLGGLERMAEINARKARLLYDAIDESRGFYANPVETRNRSRMNVPFTLADAAMDEAFLKGARSHGLIQLKGHRSVGGMRASIYNAMPEAGVQILADYLRDFARQHG, encoded by the coding sequence ATGAATCAAACTATTTTCAATTTCAGCGCTGGTCCCGCGGTTTTGCCCCACGTGGTTCTGGAACAGGTTCAGGCAGAGCTCCTGGATTGGCATGGCAGCGGCATGTCGGTCATGGAAATGAGCCATCGTGGTCCTGAATTCATGAAGATCGCCGCCGAGGCTGAGCAGGATCTTCGTGATCTCCTGGACATTCCGGCCAATTACAAGATTCTGTTTTTGCAGGGCGGAGCGACGCTGCAATTTGCCATGGTTCCACTTAATCTGATGCGCGGTCATGGCAAGGCCAGCTATGTACAGACGGGAATCTGGTCCAAGAAAGCGATTGCGGAAGCTCGGCGCTTTACTGCGGTGGAGATTGCCGCCAGCAACGAGGATCGTCACGCCAGCTACGTGCCCATGCAGGCGGACTGGCAGGTCAGCCCGGACACTGCGTATGTGCACATCACCGGGAATGAAACCATCGGCGGCGTGGAGTTCGACTTCATTCCGGATCTGGGCGATATTCCGCTGGTCAGCGATGCCTCTTCCCATATTCTTTCCAAGCCCACGGATGTCAGCCGTTTCGGTCTGATATATGCTGGCGCGCAGAAAAATATCGGCCCCGCTGGACTGACCCTGGTCATCGTCCGTGATGACCTCCTCGGCCACGCACCGGCAAACACCGCCACCATGCTGGATTACGCCGTCTATGCCAAAGAGGAATCCATGCATAATACGCCGCCGACCTTCGCCATCTATGTCGCCGGTCTGGTTTTCAAGTGGCTCAAACAGCTCGGCGGCCTTGAAAGGATGGCGGAGATCAACGCACGAAAGGCCCGGTTGCTCTATGACGCCATCGATGAATCCCGTGGGTTTTATGCCAACCCGGTGGAAACCCGCAATCGCTCACGCATGAATGTGCCTTTTACGCTGGCGGATGCGGCCATGGATGAAGCCTTTCTCAAGGGCGCCAGGAGTCATGGCTTGATCCAGCTCAAGGGACACCGCTCGGTGGGCGGCATGCGCGCCTCCATTTACAACGCGATGCCGGAGGCTGGCGTACAGATCCTGGCGGACTACCTGCGGGACTTCGCCCGCCAGCACGGTTGA
- the serA gene encoding phosphoglycerate dehydrogenase: MPAVLIADKMSARAVEIFHERGIAVEVKTGLGKEALCAIIGQYDGLAIRSATNVDADVLAAASRLKVVGRAGIGVDNVDIHAASKRGVIVMNTPYGNTVTTAEHAIALMMAAARMIPQATMSLKAGQWEKSRFQGVELYQKTLGVIGTGNIGSLVIARAQGLGMRVIAYDPYLSKIRAADLGVELVEMDTLLARADFLTVHTPLTDATRNLFRAETFAKMKPGAILVNAARGCIVDEAALYDALKSGHLRAAALDVFCKEPVHGDNPLLELDNFICTPHLGASTEEAQVNVAIQVAEQISAYLLRGVVQNAVNLPSVKEEELLLLQPYLNLGERLGLVLGQLAGSGLREVVIEYAGEVAELNTAALTTAILKGILQSALPETINAVNAPVLAKERGIGIETRKRESADELRARIAVTLRMDQGERVAVGTLVHEHQARLVQLDGIDVEMPLAGDLLYIQNRDEPGLIGRIGGLLGAAGINIAQFHLGREKPAGAALSFIAVDQPLTEVLLEQVASLPGVLAARMLRL, translated from the coding sequence ATGCCAGCCGTTTTGATCGCCGATAAAATGTCAGCACGTGCGGTAGAAATATTTCACGAACGTGGTATCGCCGTGGAGGTGAAAACCGGTCTGGGCAAAGAGGCACTTTGCGCGATCATCGGTCAGTACGACGGTTTGGCGATACGCTCGGCGACCAACGTGGATGCCGACGTGCTCGCCGCTGCCAGTCGCCTGAAGGTGGTGGGGCGGGCTGGTATTGGCGTGGACAATGTCGATATCCATGCGGCCAGCAAACGCGGCGTGATCGTCATGAATACCCCCTATGGCAACACGGTGACGACCGCGGAGCATGCCATCGCCTTGATGATGGCGGCGGCACGGATGATCCCCCAGGCCACCATGAGCCTGAAGGCGGGGCAGTGGGAAAAATCCCGTTTCCAGGGGGTCGAACTCTACCAGAAGACCCTGGGCGTCATCGGCACGGGCAATATCGGTTCGCTGGTGATTGCCCGTGCCCAAGGTCTGGGGATGCGGGTCATCGCCTACGATCCCTATCTCTCCAAAATCCGTGCGGCCGATCTCGGCGTGGAACTGGTGGAGATGGATACGCTGCTGGCCCGCGCCGATTTTTTAACGGTCCATACGCCGCTGACGGATGCTACCCGTAACCTTTTCCGTGCCGAGACCTTCGCCAAAATGAAGCCGGGTGCCATTCTGGTGAATGCCGCACGTGGCTGCATCGTGGATGAGGCAGCCCTGTACGATGCCTTGAAATCCGGGCACTTGCGCGCTGCGGCTCTGGATGTTTTCTGCAAGGAACCGGTGCATGGCGACAATCCCTTGCTGGAACTGGACAACTTCATCTGTACGCCGCACCTCGGGGCTTCCACCGAAGAGGCACAGGTCAATGTCGCTATCCAGGTGGCCGAGCAGATCAGCGCCTATCTGTTGCGCGGCGTGGTCCAGAATGCGGTCAATCTGCCTTCCGTCAAAGAGGAGGAATTGCTGCTGTTGCAGCCCTACCTCAATCTCGGAGAGCGGCTCGGACTGGTTCTGGGGCAACTGGCAGGTTCCGGGCTGCGCGAAGTGGTGATCGAATATGCCGGCGAAGTTGCCGAACTCAATACGGCGGCCCTCACCACCGCCATTCTCAAGGGCATTCTGCAGAGTGCCCTGCCGGAAACCATCAATGCCGTCAACGCCCCGGTTCTCGCCAAGGAGCGCGGCATAGGCATCGAAACCCGCAAACGCGAATCAGCCGACGAACTGCGCGCCCGGATCGCGGTGACGCTGCGCATGGATCAGGGTGAGCGGGTGGCGGTGGGAACCCTGGTTCATGAGCATCAGGCCCGTCTGGTTCAACTGGATGGTATCGACGTGGAAATGCCTCTGGCGGGGGATCTGCTCTATATCCAGAATCGTGACGAGCCCGGTCTGATCGGGCGCATCGGTGGGTTGCTGGGCGCAGCGGGCATCAATATTGCGCAATTTCACCTGGGCCGCGAAAAACCGGCGGGGGCAGCACTCTCCTTCATTGCCGTCGACCAACCGCTGACGGAAGTGTTGCTGGAGCAGGTTGCCTCCCTTCCGGGAGTCTTGGCGGCCCGCATGTTGCGGTTATGA